AAGAAAGGAAAAAAGTTAGTCGATAGATTGATAAAACAATTCCCAGAAAAAACTGAATTACTAGAACTAAAAGAACGTTTAAAGTATGAGTATTAATCACTCAAATCAGAAAAGGGATAATATTAGGTTAAAATTAATAATAACTAAAATATATTGAAAAAAAAATGGCGTTAATTAATTGTAAAGAATGTAACGAGAAAATAAGTGATAAAGCAAATAATTGCCCTAAATGTGGAATAAAACAGAATAAGAAAACTAATTCTTTTTCAATGATTATTTTTGGCATAATAACAGTAATTGTTATCGCATTTCTTTTAAATCAAAAAAATGAAAGCGAATTCGATTATAGAATTAATAAATCAAATATTTCTTTAGAAAAAACTAAAGTTAGTGTTGAAAATGTCCGAATAAATAAAGGAAATAAATTTGCTTGGTCAGTTGAGGGAATGATTAGAAATGAAACTTCATCTAACATAAAAGGTTATGTGAAAATTAAATTTCTGAATTCAAGCGGAGATATTGTTTATACGACAAAAGCGAAAGTTAACGATGGAGATTCTTTTTCTTCTGGACAATCTGCAAACTTTGACTATTTCACTGAACCTAAAAAATTTGAAGGAGTAACGAAATTTGGTGTGGAATTCATAGAGAAATAATAAACTAAAAAAAAACGGCTGCCAACAACGTATAATAAAAATCGCAACTTTCAATACGCAAATCCGTTCACAAAGCAAAAACTCCAATTACTTTAAAAGCATTTGGAGTTTTTTATTATTTAATAATGTCTTATTCTTAATATTCAAAAACACCAAACTCACTTGTAATCGTCAGTTTTTTAGTTGCTGATGCTTCTACTCGACCCACTATTTTAGCATCTACGTTAAACGATTTTGAGATTGCAATAATGTCTGCAGCAATTTCTGGAGAAACATAAATTTCCATTCTATGTCCACAGTTAAATACTTGATACATTTCTTTCCAATCTGTATTCGATTGTTCTTGTATCAACTTAAATAATGGTGGTATCGAAAACATGTTGTCTTTTACAATATGTAAATTATCTACAAAGTGTAATATTTTTGTTTGTGCACCACCAGAACAATGAATCATTCCGTGTACAGTTTCAGAATTAAATTCTGATAAGATTTTCTTAATAATTGGCGCGTATGTTCTTGTTGGAGACAATACTAATTTACCTGCATCAATAGGAGAATTTTCTACTGCGTCAGTTAGTTTTGTATTACCAGAATACACTAACTCTTCAGGTACAGCAGCATCAAAACTTTCTGGGTATTTTTCTGCTAAATATTTATGAAAAACATCGTGTCTTGCAGACGTTAATCCGTTAGAGCCCATTCCTCCATTATATTCAGTTTCGTAACTTGCTTGCCCGAAAGATTCTAAACCAACAATTACATCACCTGCTTTTATGTTTGCGTTATCAACAACATCTGTACGTTTCATTCTTGCAGTTACTGTAGAGTCTACAATAATTGTACGAACTAAATCGCCAACATCTGCAGTTTCTCCTCCGGTTGAATGAATGGTAACTCCAAAACCTTTTAAGTCTTCGATTAATTCTTCTGTTCCGTTTATAATTGCGGATAAAACTTCACCAGGAATTTTACTTTTATTTCTACCAATTGTAGAAGATAACATAATGTTATCTGTTGCACCAACACAAAGTAAATCGTCAATATTCATGATTAACGCATCTTGAGCAATGCCTTTCCAAACAGAAATATCGCCAGTTTCTTTCCAATACATATATGCTAGAGAAGATTTTGTACCTGCGCCATCTGCATGCATGATTAAACAATAATCATCATCATTTGTTAAGTAATCTGGTACAATTTTACAAAATGCTTTTGGAAACAAACCTTTGTCTATATTCTTAATTGCATTGTGTACATCTTCTTTTGATGCAGAAACACCTCTTTGTGCGTATCTTTTAGAAACTTCTTGACTCATGTTAGTTGTGTTGTTGTTGCGTTGTTGTCGAGTGCAAATTTAGTTTTTCTAAATTTTATATCAATAAAAAAAGCGAACGTTTTTTATCGTTCGCTTTTTTGATCATTTTGTTATTTATTATTCCCAATCTGGCATTGTTGCGTTTGTAAATAAATTTACTCTTTTAATACTTCCAGATAAATTTGTTTTGGTTACGTTTTTTTCAGAAATACCATCATTAGATGTGTTTACAAAAATAAGATACGCTTCATTTGGCGAAAAACGAGGATCTAAATCATTTGTTCCGCTTTGTTTTTCGTTTATAGAAGCATCAAAAAATGTTTTGTCTGTAAAATTATAAATAAACATTCTAGTATCTAACTGCCTATAACTTGTAGCCTGAAAATCAGAAACATCTCTAGAAAACAATAATTTATTACCCGATGCAGAAAAATTTAATCCTCCTAAAGCACCTTTAACCCCAGTAATTACAACATCCAAAACACTACCACTCAAACTAATAACTAAAATTGAACTATTATACCCCGTTTCATTATTTGTTTTGATTGCTATTTTTGATCCATCACTACTCCAATCACATTCTGTTATTAAACTACCATCTAATGTTTGATATATTCGTTGAAGACCACTACCATCAATATTTATTGAATACAACTTATCAAAATATGGGTAAAGTATTTTACTTCCATCAGCAGACCAAGAAAAATCCATTTCATTTAGGTTAAAACCTGCAACAGGTACTGAAGATGTTACTTTTTTAAGATCATCTCCATTCGTTTTCATCGTATATATATGTGCCTCATTATTATCAATTCTTAAAAAAGCGACTAAGTTTGGTATGTTACTCCTTCTAGGCCTCCATGAATTTAAATTTGAAGCTGTTAATTGAACTGTATTTAAAACCACATTATCTGAATCACTAAAACTTGAAGAATAAATTACATTATTTCCACCTTCATTTTTAACGTATAAGTACCTGTTTTCTGGATCTGCTTTAATTGTAAAAGACCGAAGACTACTTATAACCTCAGCATTAATATTATCGGTAACCTCAACACTCCAAAAGTATTTTGCGCCATATTTACAATCGGATAATGTGTAGCTTTTATCTACAAGATCTGTAATTTTGGTTACATCATTATTAAAATCGTTTCTAATTTCAATGGTATATGTTAACACGTCTTCATCCGGGTCACTTGCTTCCCATATCAATTCAACTTCATTCAATAAATCAACCGCTCCATCTTCTGGCGCTATCAATTCTGGTTTAGCAGGTGCTTTATTTAGCGCTGTAGAAATTTCCATTTCTAAAACAACATTTACAGTACCATTTACACTTACTGTTGCCCCTTCAAACTCATCTAAATACCCTTCCTTTGTAGCTTGCACTGCGTATTCTTGGGCTTCAATTTCCTCAAAACTATAAATTCCTTCAGCATCTGTAAAAACCGTATTATTTGTAGGTGATAAAGTTATTTTTACGTTTTCTAAAGGAACAAAACCCTCTTTTTTAACAACTTTACCTGTTAAATTCCCATATTCTATCAGACCAATACTTCCATCTTCTCCACAACTAGTAAAAAAGAGTGTAATCAATAATATTCTTATTACTTTTTTCATATGAATTTTGTTTAAAAATATACATTAATACCAGCTCCGTAACGAATAATTAGATCGTTTTTATCTCCAACAATTTGTCCATCTAAACTGTCACTTTGCAGTAAATTATATTCACCGTTTAAGAAAAAACCAACTTTATTTGTAATTAAATATTCAAAACCTAATCCGCCTTGAAATTTAAAAAAGGTATTACTTAAATTCTTTCTTGACACAGATCCAACCCCAACATATATGTATGGTGTAAATTTTTCATATGGTAAAACCATATATTCAATATTAAGCCCAGAAGCTATAAAAGTTCCACGAAACGTGTCTTTATTAGCTAACTCAAACCTACCTAAAGTACCCCAGAAATTAAATTTAGGGTCAACGAAAGAGTATTTTAACTTAAAATCAAAACCAAATTGAGAAGTTGGATTTGCATAATCTCCTTTTATCTGAGATAACCCCATTCCTGCTCCTACAGCTACCCTAGATCTTCTGTTTTCTACCCTTCTATCATAAAGCTCTGTTTTATCTGCCTCAACTTTTTCTTTTCTATACGCCTCTTTAACAACATTTACTGCTCCTTCACCTCCATTAGGTTTCCAAACACCACCAATAATACCTTCAACAATTAATAAGTCTACAGCTTTGTCTATTGCTTCTTTTACAGCTAATTGTGCTGGTTCATTTTTAGTGACTCCTGTTTCTACCTCTAACAATCTTCTTAAGGATACATACCGATATAAATTTGCTGAAATACCTTGGGATAAAATAGTTTTTGAAACATATACGTTCTTTAAAATTTCCCCAGTTGATGTAGATACTGCTCTTAGGTAAACTGTAATTCTGTCTTGACGATATTGGTTAGACATTCCTGCCCCAAAATACCGCAATCCAGATCCTCCTGTTATAATATTTGAATCGTAAGAAACAACACCTCCTTCAATGATTGTACCTGCAAAAAGTAAAGGTGGCATTGTTACCTTTTGACCATTTGCATATTCTTGACGTGTATTTCTAATTATTTGTCGTTCGTTTAAAAGGTTTCCGATATTTTCTCTTTCGATAGGTCTAAACCATCCAGATTCTTCAAGTGATTTTAGTAAAATGGTGGTTCCTCCTTGGGTTACAGCTGTACTAAATGTAGATCCATTTTCAACTGGTTTGTATTGCCCTGTTTGGTCTCTAAATTTATAGACACCAACAATAATTTTATCTGATGGAAGAAATTTTTGGGCTAGAAATTCAGGCGAGGTATTCTCTCCAATTCTAGCTTTTTTC
The window above is part of the Polaribacter sp. SA4-12 genome. Proteins encoded here:
- a CDS encoding CsgG/HfaB family protein; this translates as MRKFTSIIYLLMISLLTSCGAYFNQPFNQKKARIGENTSPEFLAQKFLPSDKIIVGVYKFRDQTGQYKPVENGSTFSTAVTQGGTTILLKSLEESGWFRPIERENIGNLLNERQIIRNTRQEYANGQKVTMPPLLFAGTIIEGGVVSYDSNIITGGSGLRYFGAGMSNQYRQDRITVYLRAVSTSTGEILKNVYVSKTILSQGISANLYRYVSLRRLLEVETGVTKNEPAQLAVKEAIDKAVDLLIVEGIIGGVWKPNGGEGAVNVVKEAYRKEKVEADKTELYDRRVENRRSRVAVGAGMGLSQIKGDYANPTSQFGFDFKLKYSFVDPKFNFWGTLGRFELANKDTFRGTFIASGLNIEYMVLPYEKFTPYIYVGVGSVSRKNLSNTFFKFQGGLGFEYLITNKVGFFLNGEYNLLQSDSLDGQIVGDKNDLIIRYGAGINVYF
- a CDS encoding AIR synthase related protein — translated: MSQEVSKRYAQRGVSASKEDVHNAIKNIDKGLFPKAFCKIVPDYLTNDDDYCLIMHADGAGTKSSLAYMYWKETGDISVWKGIAQDALIMNIDDLLCVGATDNIMLSSTIGRNKSKIPGEVLSAIINGTEELIEDLKGFGVTIHSTGGETADVGDLVRTIIVDSTVTARMKRTDVVDNANIKAGDVIVGLESFGQASYETEYNGGMGSNGLTSARHDVFHKYLAEKYPESFDAAVPEELVYSGNTKLTDAVENSPIDAGKLVLSPTRTYAPIIKKILSEFNSETVHGMIHCSGGAQTKILHFVDNLHIVKDNMFSIPPLFKLIQEQSNTDWKEMYQVFNCGHRMEIYVSPEIAADIIAISKSFNVDAKIVGRVEASATKKLTITSEFGVFEY
- a CDS encoding carboxypeptidase regulatory-like domain-containing protein, with amino-acid sequence MKKVIRILLITLFFTSCGEDGSIGLIEYGNLTGKVVKKEGFVPLENVKITLSPTNNTVFTDAEGIYSFEEIEAQEYAVQATKEGYLDEFEGATVSVNGTVNVVLEMEISTALNKAPAKPELIAPEDGAVDLLNEVELIWEASDPDEDVLTYTIEIRNDFNNDVTKITDLVDKSYTLSDCKYGAKYFWSVEVTDNINAEVISSLRSFTIKADPENRYLYVKNEGGNNVIYSSSFSDSDNVVLNTVQLTASNLNSWRPRRSNIPNLVAFLRIDNNEAHIYTMKTNGDDLKKVTSSVPVAGFNLNEMDFSWSADGSKILYPYFDKLYSINIDGSGLQRIYQTLDGSLITECDWSSDGSKIAIKTNNETGYNSSILVISLSGSVLDVVITGVKGALGGLNFSASGNKLLFSRDVSDFQATSYRQLDTRMFIYNFTDKTFFDASINEKQSGTNDLDPRFSPNEAYLIFVNTSNDGISEKNVTKTNLSGSIKRVNLFTNATMPDWE